In one Halosimplex halophilum genomic region, the following are encoded:
- the pstA gene encoding phosphate ABC transporter permease PstA, producing the protein MSYRTDLDDRDVLVADDSSTRELVSGGLVALSFASFVLALLALAQYVPADTAVGGVSVAAALGGSLTAVGVGVVALGAASYGGRFAAEPGHTGGLVSAAFLGLLWFAVGGLVAAQTLGLSTVWPVVALVTGAVGAGVALVAREDLGVTLSAGLFVLVSGAVVAAGLVGPGWTWSPEGFSITLTGVVGVPVIALFAGLVGVWTAARVYGGFGPQGRQLGAYTLIATNAAGMLALLGSLVGFIVVRGFGPMTEGIKYGLYWGPWTWFNPPVLDTWVVVEGPIVWFYWPFVMEGYSTLGTGINGVLPAIVGTVWLVVGAVALAVPLGVGAAVFLTEYAEQGRFTSLVEISTNGLWSTPSVVYGLFGLAFFVPRLGNTSSILAGQLVLGFMLLPLVVITSRESLKSVPDEYRDASAALGVSKWETIKSVVLPASLPGVITGVILGIGRIAGETAPILLVTTSSPFPSEVAGVVEGGFRFTSAFPFVAVPDVNLVQSSSALPYQLYAVITAGLEANMGFAWATALVLLLVVMSFYAVGIGSRIYFRRKLDQ; encoded by the coding sequence CGACACCGCCGTCGGCGGCGTCTCCGTCGCCGCGGCGCTGGGCGGGTCGCTGACCGCCGTCGGCGTCGGCGTCGTGGCGCTGGGGGCCGCCTCCTACGGCGGCCGCTTCGCGGCCGAACCCGGACACACCGGCGGGCTCGTCTCCGCGGCGTTCCTCGGGCTGCTGTGGTTCGCGGTCGGCGGGCTCGTCGCGGCCCAGACGCTCGGGCTCTCGACGGTCTGGCCGGTCGTCGCGCTGGTCACCGGCGCGGTCGGCGCGGGCGTCGCGCTGGTGGCCCGCGAGGACCTCGGCGTCACCCTCTCGGCCGGGCTGTTCGTCCTCGTCTCGGGGGCGGTCGTCGCCGCGGGCCTCGTCGGCCCGGGCTGGACGTGGAGCCCCGAGGGGTTCTCCATCACGCTGACGGGCGTCGTCGGCGTCCCGGTGATCGCGCTGTTCGCCGGGCTCGTCGGCGTCTGGACGGCCGCCCGCGTCTACGGCGGCTTCGGCCCGCAGGGCCGACAGCTGGGCGCGTACACCCTCATCGCCACGAACGCCGCCGGGATGCTCGCCCTCCTCGGCTCGCTGGTCGGGTTCATCGTCGTCCGCGGCTTCGGCCCGATGACCGAGGGGATCAAGTACGGCCTCTACTGGGGGCCGTGGACGTGGTTCAACCCGCCCGTCCTCGACACGTGGGTCGTTGTCGAGGGACCGATCGTCTGGTTCTACTGGCCGTTCGTCATGGAGGGGTACAGCACGCTCGGCACGGGCATCAACGGGGTGCTCCCGGCCATCGTCGGCACCGTCTGGCTGGTCGTCGGCGCGGTGGCGCTCGCGGTGCCGCTGGGCGTCGGCGCGGCCGTCTTCCTCACCGAGTACGCCGAGCAGGGCCGGTTCACCTCGCTGGTCGAGATCTCAACGAACGGCCTCTGGAGCACGCCGAGCGTCGTCTACGGGCTGTTCGGGCTGGCCTTCTTCGTCCCGCGGCTCGGCAACACCAGCTCGATCCTCGCCGGCCAGCTCGTCCTCGGGTTCATGCTGCTGCCGCTGGTGGTCATCACCAGCCGGGAGTCGCTCAAGAGCGTCCCCGACGAGTACCGCGACGCCAGCGCCGCGCTGGGCGTCTCCAAGTGGGAGACCATCAAGAGCGTCGTCCTCCCGGCCTCGCTTCCCGGGGTCATCACCGGCGTCATCCTCGGCATCGGCCGCATCGCCGGCGAGACGGCGCCCATCCTGCTCGTGACCACGAGCTCCCCCTTCCCCTCGGAGGTCGCCGGCGTCGTCGAGGGCGGCTTCCGGTTCACCTCGGCGTTCCCGTTCGTCGCCGTCCCCGACGTGAACCTCGTGCAGTCGTCGAGCGCGCTGCCCTACCAGCTGTACGCGGTCATCACCGCCGGGCTCGAGGCGAACATGGGCTTCGCCTGGGCCACGGCGCTGGTGCTGTTGCTCGTCGTGATGAGCTTCTACGCGGTCGGCATCGGCTCGCGGATCTACTTCAGGAGGAAACTCGACCAATGA